Proteins from one Leptonema illini DSM 21528 genomic window:
- the thiD gene encoding bifunctional hydroxymethylpyrimidine kinase/phosphomethylpyrimidine kinase, with protein sequence MEPNGILPVVLTIAGSDSGGGAGIQADLKTFQAFRCFGTSVITAITAQNTKGVTAVQGIDADVVAAQLEAVLDDFPVKAAKTGMLFSAPIIKAIKRVWQKHTERIPLVVDPVMVASTGARLLEPEAETALTDFLKLARLITPNLPETECLLGHTISGESGMKEAALELYDRFGSSVLVKGGHRLGLDGRVLDVLYDGTKFLTFTSERLPEKNTHGTGCTLSAAIAANLALGLGLQEAVAGARDYLVGAIKNAPGLGEGYGPLNHLWRDL encoded by the coding sequence ATGGAACCCAATGGAATTCTTCCTGTCGTGTTAACCATCGCCGGATCAGACTCGGGCGGTGGCGCCGGTATTCAAGCTGATCTGAAAACATTTCAAGCCTTTCGGTGCTTCGGTACGAGCGTGATTACGGCCATCACGGCTCAGAATACGAAGGGGGTGACGGCCGTTCAGGGCATCGATGCCGACGTGGTCGCCGCGCAGCTTGAGGCCGTTCTCGACGATTTTCCCGTCAAAGCCGCGAAGACCGGCATGTTGTTTTCAGCGCCGATTATCAAGGCGATCAAGCGCGTCTGGCAGAAGCATACGGAGCGCATTCCGCTGGTTGTTGATCCCGTTATGGTCGCATCAACGGGCGCCCGGCTGCTCGAACCCGAGGCCGAGACGGCGTTAACCGATTTCTTGAAGCTGGCGCGCCTGATCACGCCGAACCTTCCGGAGACCGAATGCCTTCTCGGGCATACGATCAGCGGTGAATCGGGTATGAAAGAAGCGGCGCTGGAGCTCTATGACCGTTTTGGATCGTCCGTACTTGTTAAGGGTGGTCATCGCCTCGGCCTTGATGGTCGGGTGCTCGACGTGCTTTATGACGGCACAAAGTTCCTGACATTCACCTCAGAACGCTTGCCCGAGAAAAATACGCACGGAACGGGCTGCACGTTAAGCGCCGCCATTGCCGCCAATCTCGCCCTCGGCCTCGGCCTTCAAGAGGCGGTCGCCGGCGCTCGCGATTACCTGGTGGGGGCCATTAAGAATGCGCCGGGTCTTGGCGAGGGCTATGGCCCGCTCAATCATCTATGGCGAGATCTATAA
- a CDS encoding glycosyl hydrolase family 18 protein translates to MIPESFLASDIENRLSAYEVLCIGVYRLNARGELYKTPSLSKGQRQMLVRLQKKRPLYPLVSLRNAREGARMLDDPSIAKKAAAALVALLKREGYDGLHIDFEYLTGRHSNAFGSFLRMLKEDPAMRERTLSIAAFPPLHGKPEEAAFYDLTVLAPIVDEIVYMTYDYHVQKPGPVTHLYWVRQNLDIVRKSFPMKKVWLGVPSYGYEWKGPGRPRAVSEAEGHRQCEKYGCERHDSGMLRVKREDRTVYFSDAELRQNMATIAAQYQTLGTATWRVGFEQ, encoded by the coding sequence GTGATTCCGGAATCCTTTCTTGCATCGGATATCGAAAACCGTCTCTCTGCCTATGAGGTTCTCTGTATCGGCGTCTATCGCTTGAATGCAAGAGGCGAGCTCTATAAAACTCCGTCATTGTCGAAAGGCCAGCGGCAGATGCTTGTGCGGTTACAGAAGAAACGCCCTCTCTATCCGCTTGTCTCGTTGCGAAATGCACGGGAAGGTGCCCGCATGCTTGATGATCCGAGCATTGCGAAAAAGGCCGCCGCTGCTCTCGTAGCGCTCTTGAAACGAGAAGGCTATGATGGGCTTCATATCGATTTTGAGTATCTGACGGGGCGACACAGTAACGCCTTCGGATCCTTCTTGAGAATGCTCAAAGAGGATCCAGCCATGCGCGAAAGGACGTTAAGCATCGCCGCTTTTCCACCCCTGCACGGCAAACCGGAAGAGGCGGCCTTTTATGATCTGACTGTGCTGGCGCCCATTGTCGATGAGATCGTTTATATGACATATGATTATCACGTTCAGAAGCCCGGACCTGTAACGCACCTTTACTGGGTGCGGCAGAATCTTGATATCGTGCGGAAGTCCTTTCCAATGAAAAAGGTATGGCTCGGAGTACCTTCGTACGGCTATGAATGGAAAGGCCCTGGACGACCGCGAGCCGTCAGTGAGGCAGAAGGTCACAGACAGTGCGAGAAGTATGGCTGTGAGCGCCATGACTCCGGCATGTTGCGCGTGAAGCGAGAGGACCGCACCGTTTATTTTTCGGATGCAGAGCTGCGACAGAACATGGCCACGATTGCCGCGCAGTATCAGACGCTCGGCACGGCTACATGGCGAGTCGGATTCGAGCAATGA